The following is a genomic window from Adhaeribacter radiodurans.
GAGGCAGAAGTTTATAAAGCTAAAGATCCTAAATTCTTCATTCCTGCTTTACCCAACTTTGTTACTTGGATAAACAACCGAAAGTGGGAGGAGGAGATCCCTCCCATTCCTCCCCTCATACTTGTTAAATCAAACCATGGCGCCATTGAGAACCTATCTTTAAGCGAGCGTCTGCAACGCCAAAACCAAAGAATATGAATCAATTTCTACCGCGAACAATTCCGCACGCGTCTGACTTGGAAGCAGCGGTATTAGGAGCAATGTTGTTGGAACAGGAAGGTACCCAGCTCGGACTGGAGCTAATCCAGAACCCGGAAGTGTTTTACCAGAGAAGTCACCAACTTGTTTTTGAAGCTATTCTGGCTACCCATCAGGCGGGCCATAAGATTGATGTCATTACCGTAACGGAGCAAGCCCGAAAATTAGGCACCTTAGATCAAATAGGGAAGGAAAATAGTTTTGGTCCCCATTACATCGTGCAATTAACTAGTCACGTGAATTCCGCCGCGCATTTAGAATACCATATCCGCCTCTTACAGGAGCATTATGTAAGGCGGCAGGTCATCTATACTCAAGAACAACTACTTCGAAAGGCTTATGATGACACCGAAGATCCACTGGAGTTACTAGCCACTAGTCAGGCCAATCTCTTGCAATTAAGTGATATGCTTTGTGTCAAGAAAGAAGAACACGTAAATCAGGTTATGTATCGGAACATGAAAGAGATTGCAGCGAAATTCCAGGGACAAGCCTCCACCGGAATTCCTTCCTGCTGCGATGTAATTACCAAGTTAACAGGTGGCTGGCAAGAATCCGATTTGATAGTGTTAGCGGCCCGGCCTTCTATGGGCAAAACAGCATATGCGTTGGCAGAGGCAAAGCATATAGCCATGATACATCAAATCCCCGTAGCTATCTTCTCGTTAGAAATGAGTAGCGAGCAGTTGGCGAACCGGTTATTAGCAGCGGAAACCCGGGTAAACCTAAATCATATTCGACGTCCCGCTCTCCTTACAGATGAGAAGCTAGTTCAGCTGCAGCAAGGAGTCCATCGATTTGCCCGTGCGCCGCTCTACATTGACGATACCGCTGGATTAACTATTCAACAGTTTCGGGCTAAAGCTATTAAAATGAAAGCCAAATACGGTATTAAGCTAATTGTGGTAGATTACCTACAATTGATGCAGGATGTCACCAGAAAAAGCCACCGGGAACAAGAAATTGCCGCTATTAGCCGGCAGTTGAAGCTAGTAGCCAAAGAACTTAAATTACCCATTATTGCTATTTCACAAATGAGCCGAGAAGTAGAAAAGCGGGAAAGTAAACGGCCGCAGTTGTCTGATCTACGAGAGTCCGGGTCTATTGAACAGGATGCGGATGTAATTGTTTTTCTTTACCGACGGGAGTACTATGCTAAAGATAGGACGGATCCGGAGTGGAAGAATAAAATGGAAATTGTTTTTGCAAAGCATCGTAATGGAGAGTTAGATGACTTGATAATCGAATATGATTTACCAACCATGCGCTTCGGGGATGTGGGCAGCTTATTTAATGATACAGAACTTGAAACTAACGATAGTTATTCTCAAAACATTGAGGATATTTATTACTCTTGAACTCTCCTGAAATATTAGCTCCAATCTGGCATTTATAAAGAGATTATACCAAATTTGAAGGCAAATTTTTATCCCGTTACATTTATTAATAGGCTGCCCATTCTAAATCTGCTCTTATCCGTTCATACATGTGCTGCTGGTCTTCATTTTCAGAAAACTTCCATTAATAGGTACGCGGGCCAAAGGTAGGATGTCGCAAACGCCATTCTACTTTCAGTTGGCCGACGGTTTGGAAAAGGGTAAAGCCGACTGGGCCGATACGCTGATCACCTTGGTAGACAATGTAACGACTTCCTACTGACCGGACGTGTAAGCCTGGTTGCGCCTGGCAGACCAAGCGGATCAATTCCTGGTACTTGGTGGCCATGCCGCCATTCCGGCTTATATGCTAAGCTTCTTTTAGGTATCTAAACAGGACCTGCAGCAGGAAGAAAGCCAATATGACTATGATGATTGTCCAGACGAGAGTTGGCGACATGTTAAGAGGGCACTTATTAAACTGAGTTAGTTAACAAAAGCAATTTATTATATTAGGGAAGAATAACCATTTTTGTAGTAATCTATAACAAGCTAACGAATATAGGTAATCGCTGATGATGTTGCGTTAGGTATTCCTAAATTTATGTAAGCTTGAATAAAAGGAGGTGGTACTCTTAAAAGCGCTTGTTTGAGTGAATGTTCCTGATTTTTCCCACTTGCTGTTTATAATAACAGTAGTATACTATAGTGCGTGTGATTGAAGTCTTTTTAAAGTCATTGTATTAACCAGCAGATTGCTATCTATTTTCTTGTGGAAAGCTTAATTTCTACCTGGAGCGATAACTTTAAACGCTCTTCTCATTGTTACTTAAGAACGAATTAGGAAAGAAAAAATGTACGGCCGTTACTTCCAGGTCTAATGGAATAATCTTCACCTAAAGAAATAAAAAAACAGAAGTAGATGTTAAGAGGACAGCCACTCTTAACCAAGCCTTTTTGGGTGCTTTTAGTACTTGTATTCTATTTCGTATTTAGTATAACTGTAGTATACTATAGTGCGAGAGCCTGAAGCTCATTTTCAGCACTTCATAAACCAAGATTTTAAGAGGCTTGTTCTACTATAAATTATTAACTTATACGCTCACCCATTTACTTCCATTCCCTTCTAATGATAGCTGATAAATTCTATTGGGCCGAGTAGGTTCAGGCCATACAAATCACTGCCTATGAAATTTACTACTTTTACCTGGAAGCTAATTCAAGTACGACATATCCATCCTGGTTCTGGACGGTACGATTTTATTTAGGTTATCTAAGCACCGAATTACTGCATTCCTCAATTCCTGGATATTTGTTAGAGTTAATACAAGGTAGGTACCGGGATCTGCAGTGTTTTTAATCTGCCAAGTGTAAAAAATTGTAAGGGATGTGCGAAGAAGAAAGCCACTCCGAACCTTGCACACTTTCGTGCTTTTTCCTTGTTTTATCCTTTTGGTATTTAGTATAACTGTAATAACTATAGTGCGT
Proteins encoded in this region:
- the dnaB gene encoding replicative DNA helicase; translation: MNQFLPRTIPHASDLEAAVLGAMLLEQEGTQLGLELIQNPEVFYQRSHQLVFEAILATHQAGHKIDVITVTEQARKLGTLDQIGKENSFGPHYIVQLTSHVNSAAHLEYHIRLLQEHYVRRQVIYTQEQLLRKAYDDTEDPLELLATSQANLLQLSDMLCVKKEEHVNQVMYRNMKEIAAKFQGQASTGIPSCCDVITKLTGGWQESDLIVLAARPSMGKTAYALAEAKHIAMIHQIPVAIFSLEMSSEQLANRLLAAETRVNLNHIRRPALLTDEKLVQLQQGVHRFARAPLYIDDTAGLTIQQFRAKAIKMKAKYGIKLIVVDYLQLMQDVTRKSHREQEIAAISRQLKLVAKELKLPIIAISQMSREVEKRESKRPQLSDLRESGSIEQDADVIVFLYRREYYAKDRTDPEWKNKMEIVFAKHRNGELDDLIIEYDLPTMRFGDVGSLFNDTELETNDSYSQNIEDIYYS